The following coding sequences lie in one Arachis hypogaea cultivar Tifrunner chromosome 9, arahy.Tifrunner.gnm2.J5K5, whole genome shotgun sequence genomic window:
- the LOC112710096 gene encoding glyoxylate/hydroxypyruvate reductase HPR3: protein MTSELPPLLVMGPPALYSLFQSQNSNKYRFLDAFSSNLPLLQFLQTQQIHPSSVRAILCNPLQPVTADVIRSLPSLGIVVTVSVGSDHIDILECLRRCIHVVTLGTQFTADVADIAVALLIDVHFKISAGDRFARNWGPCKPLASPSGSKLGGKRVGIIGLGRIGGEVAKRLEAFDCIIMYHSRNKNPSVSYTFYSNVVDLASNSDVLVLCCPLTEQTKYIVNKEVMLALGKDGIIVNVGRGALIDEKELVQCLMKGEIRGAGLDVFENEPNVPEELFALDNVVLSPHAAAYTLDCFMDACEHVAKSLDAFFSSKPLIISPIT, encoded by the exons ATGACTTCAGAGCTTCCACCACTCTTGGTTATGGGCCCTCCAGCGTTGTATAGCCTCTTCCAATCTCAAAACTCTAACAAATACCGTTTCCTTGATGCCTTCTCCTCTAATCTCCCACTcctccaattccttcaaacccaACAAATCCACCCTTCCTCCGTTCGCGCCATCCTCTGCAACCCTCTACAGCCGGTCACTGCTGACGTCATCCGCTCACTCCCCTCCCTCGGCATTGTTGTTACGGTCAGCGTCGGATCTGACCACATTGACATCCTCGAGTGCCTTCGCCGCTGCATCCACGTTGTCACTCTCGGGACACAGTTCACAGCCGACGTTGCTGACATAGCCGTCGCGTTGCTCATCGACGTCCACTTCAAGATCTCTGCCGGCGACCGCTTCGCTAGAAACTGGGGTCCATGTAAGCCCTTGGCTTCTCCTTCTGGATCAAAG CTAGGAGGCAAGAGAGTTGGGATTATTGGATTGGGAAGAATTGGTGGGGAAGTTGCTAAAAGGCTAGAGGCCTTTGATTGCATAATCATGTACCATTCAAGGAACAAGAATCCATCAGTCTCATACACTTTCTACTCCAACGTGGTTGATCTTGCCTCTAACAGTGATGTTCTTGTACTTTGTTGTCCATTAACTGAGCAGACAAAGTACATAGTCAACAAGGAAGTAATGTTAGCATTGGGGAAGGATGGCATTATTGTGAATGTTGGAAGAGGAGCTCTAATTGATGAAAAGGAATTGGTACAATGTTTGATGAAAGGGGAAATAAGAGGTGCTGGTTTGGATGTGTTTGAGAATGAGCCTAATGTTCCCGAGGAACTTTTTGCATTGGACAATGTTGTCCTTTCACCACATGCTGCTGCTTACACATTAGATTGTTTCATGGATGCATGTGAACATGTAGCAAAGAGTTTAGATGCCTTCTTCTCAAGTAAACCCCTTATTATTTCTCCAATAACATGA
- the LOC112710097 gene encoding glyoxylate/hydroxypyruvate reductase HPR3 translates to MDSELPALLVLGPPMVFNLFQSHYSHKYRFLNAFSSHLPLPQFLQTQQTHPSSVRAILCSPRQPVTADVIRSLPSLGIVATTTVGADHIDTAECRRRGIQVVTLGSQFAPDVADMAVALLIDVMFKISAGDRFAKKSIHFKPWSFPSGSKLGGKRVGIIGLGRIGGQVAKRLEAFDCIIMYHSRNKNPSVSYTFYSNVVDLASNSDVLVLCCPLTEQTKYIVNKEVMLALGKDGIIVNVGRGALIDEKELVQCLMKGEIRGAGLDVFENEPNVPKELFSLDNVVLSPHAGAITLDCFMDACEHVAKSFDAFFSS, encoded by the exons ATGGATTCAGAGCTTCCAGCGCTCTTGGTCTTGGGTCCTCCAATGGTCTTCAACCTCTTCCAATCTCACTACTCTCACAAATACCGTTTCCTCAATGCCTTTTCTTCTCATCTACCACTCCCCCAATTTCTTCAAACCCAACAAACCCACCCTTCCTCCGTCCGCGCCATCCTCTGCAGCCCGCGACAGCCGGTCACTGCTGACGTCATTCGGTCACTCCCCTCCCTCGGCATCGTCGCTACTACCACCGTTGGTGCTGACCACATCGATACCGCCGAGTGCCGCCGCCGAGGCATCCAGGTTGTTACTCTCGGGTCACAGTTTGCCCCCGATGTTGCTGACATGGCCGTGGCGTTGCTGATCGACGTCATGTTCAAGATCTCTGCCGGTGATCGGTTTGCCAAGAAGTCGATTCATTTCAAGCCATGGAGCTTCCCTTCTGGTTCAAAG CTAGGAGGCAAGAGAGTTGGGATTATAGGATTGGGAAGAATTGGTGGACAAGTTGCCAAAAGGCTAGAGGCCTTTGATTGCATAATCATGTACCATTCAAGGAACAAGAATCCATCAGTCTCGTACACTTTCTACTCCAATGTCGTTGATCTTGCCTCTAACAGTGATGTTCTTGTTCTTTGTTGTCCATTAACTGAGCAAACAAAGTACATAGTCAACAAGGAAGTAATGTTAGCATTGGGGAAGGATGGCATTATTGTGAATGTTGGAAGAGGAGCTCTAATTGATGAAAAGGAATTGGTACAATGTTTGATGAAAGGGGAGATAAGAGGTGCTGGTTTGGATGTGTTTGAGAATGAGCCTAATGTTCCCAAAGAGCTCTTTTCATTGGACAATGTTGTCCTTTCACCACATGCTGGTGCAATTACATTAGATTGTTTCATGGATGCATGTGAACATGTGGCAAAGAGTTTTGATGCCTTCTTCTCAAGTTAA